The DNA segment CCAAACACAACAAAGACTCGAGTGGGGTGAGATTTAGTGAGGTCGGTCCAGAGATGAGCTTTAAAGCTTAAATTTGTGTCTGAGCTGCGGTTGGAGTTTAATCTGATGCTAGGACGTTGAAGCGGGCGGCGGAAGGTCTTCATTCAGTCCGCCCCGACGGTTCAACATGTGGCTGCTTTTCGCCTTTTTAGCCGCTTTCACCGCTTTAACGAAGGCCGCCGTCCCCCCGGACACGACGGAGCAGGACTTCAGTGAGtgtttaaaactgaatttaatcgTAAATGTGTCCTTTGTGAGAGCCGCCTTTCCGCCGGAAAAGTTCATGTTTGAGGCAGAATGTATGGAGGACCGCTCATGTCAAACAAAAGTTTAATTCGCATAAAAATCAcagataattaaataaatggcTGAGTGCAGGATTATTCAACTGGATCATGATAGTAGTTTATTAAATGGAAAATCAAGTCAAATGAGATTAAAAGTTAACATTTTGACCAGATATTTAACTattataaaaaaatcacaatacatgaacttaaaaataaaaaagtcataaTAAGAGAAGTGTAGGGAGTTAATTGTGccttttaagaaagaaaaagcaaaaccaaGAATAATGCTGTGCCATAACGATGTTAGCATATGTCACTGGTTTCTAATCATGATGTCATCATTTGACAGGAAATGAGATGATAAAAAGTGCAGAGTACTGaagtttaatattttaacttCATTTATCGTTAcaaactttttcctttttttttcataaaaggaaaaagtggATGGAAAAACTTACATTTCTATTAAATATAAAGTCTGCAGCATTTCATTTGTGTTAATTATTAACTGATGTGTTGAGTTTGGTCACTTGTTGGCGTGTGGTAGAGCTGAGGTATTTCACAGGATTTTCAATGCTAACAGGCAGGTCTGCGTTTCCTCCGCAGTGTCTCTCAGAGCGATGCTGGATGACTTTGATGTGCTGCCTCTCTCCAGCCTGCAGACGCACTCCGTCCGCCGTCGTGACGTCCAGACTCAGACGCACGTGGAGAAGCTGATCAGCTTCAGCGCCCTGCAAAGGTAAGATGGCGGCGTCCGTCCATGCAGCTCTGTGCCATTTCTTTGATTTGTAAAATCTGAACATCTCCTCCTCGTGTCTACAGGCATTTCAGACTCTACTTGAGGACCAACGATGAGCTCTTCACCAGCGACTTCAGAGCCGTGGTCATCAGCGAGAACGGCCAAGAGTCGACCTACCCGGTCAACAGGCACAACTACTTCACTGGACACGTCATCGGTAAACTATTTAAGCAGAGCCTTTGTGGGAGGTCTTTGGGGTCCTTCtggtggtttttttgtttgtttgttttctttgttttgttttttgtattcgTCTTGATGGAGGCTTTTAAGGTCCTTGTAGAGGTCTTTTTTGGTTTCTTGTAGGGATATTTGGGCTCCTTGAATGGATTAAAGAGGTCTCATGGAGATTTTAGGTGTTCTTATGGGGTTTTTAGAGTCCATGTGGGGATTTCACGTGTCCTCAGAGGGTTTTAGAGTCTCTCGTGGAGGTTTTTGGGGTCCTCTGAGTTTTGAGAAATCTACTTCATGGTTTCTTGTAAAGCTTGcagagtaattaaaaaaaatccccagaTGTTCTTGAGAAGGTTCACAAGGCCTTATCAGGCTTCTTGTAGATGTTGTCGGGCTGGTCCAAAGTACTTCAAACACACGTGTGGAATGTGTGTGGTGACCTTTAGCTGAAAGGATTAACATGGAGTAACTGCTCCTTTAatgagtttttgtgttgtaGGGGAGGAGAACTCCCGTGTTCAGGCGCACATCGAAGATGACGAGTTCTCCGCTCACATCCTGACTGATGAGGCCGAGTACAATGTCGAGGTAAACATCTGAGACTTGGAGTAAACGCCTGCTGAGTGATCAGTCCCTAAACCTTCATCTGCTCTCTTCAGCCTCTTTGGAGGTTCACATCGGCGCCCTCTGGCGGTCGCCTCCTAATCTATCGCTCGGAAGACATCCGCAACATCAGCCGCCTGCTGCAGCCTTCGGTCTGCGGCtacgtgacctctgaccccagtGACTTGCTCCCTGACAGCGTAAAAGCAGCTGtgatggaggaaaaggaggaagaagGTGAGAAGCGAGCTCCTCACCTGAACTTAGCACTGCGACTGCTTCCTGTTTGAGGGTAAAGCTCACACTGACCCAAAGTGACCACGCCCAGGTGACACAGGAACCGCGTTAACCACAGAGAATGCGAGAACTTCCTGTCACTGCTCAGCACAAAGGTGCCCAGTGAAACACCTTCATCTGAACTGAGTACAGAGCGAGcgacacaaacaggaagtcaatcagaaaaaagacttttaatgtgaaaaaaaatcacaaagtaaaagctgtttAAACAAAAGAGAGCTCGCCATTCCAACCGAAGGAAAAGTTCgagctttaaatgaaaaaatacaaaatctgaaaaaatatttttaaggtagggggaaaaaaagagaagagagattttactgtaaaaacatatattttaatatttgacaCATTCAAACActtataaataataacaaataaaaaaagagctttCAGTTTCAAATGCATAAATAATATTGTCTGACGTGTTTCGGTGGTTTCTTGTTTAGAGTCGGCGTTCAGAGTGAAGCGTCACGTGCACGACCACAAGAAGAACTCGTGTCCTCTGCTGCTGGTAGCCGACCATCGCTTTTTCAAACACATGGGCCGCGACGAGGAGAGCACCACCCTCAACTACCTGGTCGGTACCACCTGTACATTCATCACCCCCGCCTCTCCCATCCACTGACACTGAACCCTGCCCCCTCCCAAATGTGTTTCAGATCGAGCTGATTGACCGTGTCGACGACATCTACAGAAACACGTCATGGGGCGAGGGGTTCAGCGGGTACGGCGTCCAGATCGATCAGGTGAGCATGCTCTGTTCcgcttcctgtttgtgtttaaacTCGGACGCTGTGATTTTTAACGTGACACCGCGTTCCTGCCATCAGATCATCATCAAGAAGTATCCGACTCCTGTGGATCCCGGAAAAACTCATTTCAACATGAAGGGAAGTCCAGTGGAGGGGAGAGACGTTTGGGATGTGAAGAAGCTGCTAGAGGTAACCACAGGAAGCTGACACTGCCACGCCACCGAGTAACTGTGTCCATATTCACATTTAGAGAAACAGGTTCAAGATTTAGGTCTGTGAACACAGGTTTTTTTGTGAAAACGACATTTAATTTGAAAAGAAACAGCTTAGTGTGAGTAGAGCAGGCTGTGATGTGGAGTGTGTCGGATGCATTGGATCGGTCAGCTCTCTGAGGTCTCTGCTTGCCATCCTCTCGCAGCAATTCAGTGTGGACATCGCGGGGAAAGCCTCCAACGTCTGCCTCGCTCATCTCTTCACCTATCAGGACTTTGACGAGGGCACTCTGGGGCTTGCCTACGTCGCCCCGTCTAAAGCCGACATCGCTGGAGGCCTCTGCTCCAAAGGTGAGTCCCGTGGCTCCGCCCCAGAGTCCCTGGTAGATGGAGGTGGAAGTGTGACTCACGTTGTTGTCTCCTTCCACCACAGCTAGTCCTTCGACCTTAAATGAGCAGGGAGTGATCTACCTGAACACTGGCCTCACCAGCACCAAGAACTACGGCAAGACCATCCTGACCAAGGTGGAAATGAACCAGGCGTTCTGATTGGTTAATGCCTGCTCCTTTAGAattgtttgagtgtgtgtgtgtgtgtgtgacacaggAATTGTTCGTCATCTCCACAGGAAGCGGACCTGGTGACAACCCATGAACTCGGCCATAACTTCGGCGCAGAGCACGACCCGGACAAACCGGAGTGTGCCCCCCGAGAGGACCAGGGTGGGAAGTATGTCATGTATCCCATCGCCGTGAGCGGAGACCACGtcaacaacaaggtgcaaaATGCTGAATCCAGGATTTCAGTCTTTAAACTCACTGTTCCACCTGCATGTTTATTAGCGCCTCTTTACACATTGATTATGAGTTGAAGCGACAGTGAACCTCTGCAGAATTACAGTCTGTGTTTGCCTCTCGTGTGCTTCCAGATGTTCTCTGACTGCAGTAAGCGCTCCATCGTGAAGCGTCTCAGGTTGAAAGCACCGTCCTGCTTTAAAGAGAGGAAGATCAATGTATGCGGGAACTCCCGGGTGGAGCAGGGCGAGGAGTGCGACCCAGGACTGCTGCACATCAATTCAGACCTCTGCTGCACGCCCAACTGCAGGCTGAAGGCCGATGCTCAGTGCAGGTCAGAGATACACCTGACAGGTGAGGTGATTCTCTTGCAGCGGTGCTCTCGGCTCACCCCTGCTGTCTGTGTTCAGTGACAGGAACAGCGCCTGCTGCAGGGAGTGCAGGTTCGAGGCCAAAGGAGCGGTCTGTCAGGAGCCCATCGATGCCACCTGTAAAGGACACTCATACTGCACAGGTGAGCTCCAGTTACCACACAACACTTTCAGTTGACAGCGTCAGACGACtgcagattttttaaattattattattgctattattattatttctgctgtaaagttgaaCAATGTAACATGGGAGCCTGCTGGAGCCTCTATTGGACGatagaggaactgcagggtCTGGGATCGGTTGTTTCAATGAATCTAAATCCTTTCTAATCTTTTGCAATTCTCAGTTTAGTAATACGTAGTTGTCTTATTTTAGTCATCACAATGAAAACTTCTAATtatcttaataaaataaatgtttttgaacCAATAGCAGAAGAAGCAGAGAGTGAGGTTGGATAAATGGCTGTAGGTGGAAACGCTGATAGTGTAATATAAAGTGTTGTGtgttgacaggaaacagcagcgagtgtcctcctccagaaaatgcTCCAGATAAGACGGCGTGTTTGGACAGTGGCGAGTGTTTGAATGGAGAGTGTATCCCCTTCTGTCAGGCCGTCCTGAAGCTGCAGCCCTGCGCCTGTAACGGTACGACGCTCTCAATTTGCAAACAGTTTAAACTTAGGTTTATACCCCTGAGTTTTCTCTGTAGTGAGTGTACTCTGATAGCAGGAAGGCTGTTTACCTCAGCGTTATCTAGTAGTATCTAGTATAATGTTTGGTTATAATGAGCTGTTGTTTTTCAGTTAGCTCATTATCACATGTCTAACCTGCTGACATTAAGCCCCAATATCAGGAATAAATGAGCACGTTTACacggagtgcagaattattaggcaaatgagtattttgtccacatcatcctcttcatgcatgttgtcttactccaagctgtataggcttgaaagcctactaccaattaagcatattaggtgatgtgcatctctgtaatgagaaggggtgtggtctaatgacatcaacaccctatatcaggtgtgcataattattaggcaacgtcctttcctttggcaaaatgggtcaaaagaaggacttgacaggctcagaaaagtcaaaaatagtgagatatcttgcagagggatgcagcagtctcaaaattgcaaagcttctgaagcgtgatcatcgaacaatcaagcgtttcattcaaaatagtcaacagggtcgcaagaagcgtgtggaaaaaccaaggcgcaaaataactgcccatgaactgagaaaagtcaagcgtgcagctgccaagatgccacttgccaccagtttggccatatttcagagctgcaacatcactggagtgcccaaaagcacaaggagtgcaatactcagagacatggccaaggtaagaaaggctgaaagacgaccaccactgaacaagacacacaagctgaaacgtcaagactgggccaagaaatatctcaagactggtttttctaaggttttatggactgatgaaatgagagcgagtcttgatgggccagatggatgtgcccgtggctggattggtaaagggcagagagctccagtccgactcagatgccagcaaggtggaggtggagtactggtttgggctggtatcatcaaagatgagcttgtggggccttttcgggttgaggatggagtcaagctcaactcccagtcctactgccagtttttggaagacaccttcttcaagcagtggtacaggaagaagtctgcatccttcaagaaaaacatgattttcatgcaggacaatgctccatcacacgcgtccaagtactccacagcgtggctggcaagaaagggtataaaagaagaaaaactaatgacatggccaccttgttcacctgatctgaaccccattgagaacctgtggtccatcatcaaatgtgagatttacaaggagggaaaacagtacacctctctgaatagtgtctgggaggctgtggttgctgctgcacgcaatgttgatggtgaacagatcaaaacactgacagaatccatggatggcaggcttttgagtgtccttgcaaagaaaggtggctatattggtcgctgatttgtttttgttttgtttttgaatgtcagaaatgtatatttgtgaatgtggagatgttatattggtgtcactggtaaaaataaataattgaaatgggtatatatttgttttttgttaagttgcctaataattatgcacagtaatagtcacctgcacacacagatatccccctaaaatagctaaaactaaaaacaaactaaaaactacttccaaaaacattcagctttgatattaatgagttttttgggttcattgagaacatggttgttgttcaataataaaattattcctcaaaaatacaacttgcctaataattctgcactgccTGTATATTGACTTCAGTTtagaagatgaggaggaagaggatttGGTTTAATTAAGATGGCAATGACGTTGGCATTGATCccttttgcaaaaataaaaaatagcgaTGATGCTTCATATCATGAGTCTGAAAGTGCAGGTATGAATTTAAATACAatatcctttttctttctttttttttttttttttaaaacaaaataaactttaaaaaaaaaaaaacccagctgacTGCAGAGAATCACATCTGCAGTTACTTGTGCGATGCTTCTTCTCtcaaactctgtttttctccTGGAGGTAGTTTCAGTCTGTTTCATGCTGCAGCTAAAGCCGTTGTTTCTGCCTTTGTTCCTCTCAGAAACCAACGCTTCCTGTAAAGTCTGCTGTCGGAGCAGCGGCGGCGTCTGCACCCCCTATCAGGACATATCAGGCAGTTTCCTTTTTCTCAGGAAGGGCAAACCCTGTACCGTGGGTTTCTGCGATGGAGCGGTGAGACCATCGCTAAATATTCAGAGCTTTTACACTGAAGGCGACAGGAAGTGATGACCGTTTCCTGTGCCTGCAGGGAAAATGCATGAAGCAGGTGCAGGACGTGGTGGAGCGTCTGTGGGACTTCATCGATAAGCTGGACATCAACACGTTCTGGAAGTTTCTGGCTGATAACATTGTGGGCTCAGTGGTGGCGTTCTCGCTGCTGTTCTGGGTTCCTTTCAGCATCCTGGTGCACTGTGTGGTGAGTGGCATCTGTGATCACATCTgcgggggtgctggagggttcGGGTCGCCTTTGAAGTCTGAATTTTGTCGCACTTCTTTGGTTTCAGGACCGGAAACTCGATAGGCAGTACGAGCAGACCACCAAGTCACTCCTGTTCCCCAGCGTGAGCACAAATATCTGAGTAAAGaaggtttttaaaatttaattctcGGACATGCTCTCTCACACGTCTCTCTGTTTTCCCAGAATGCCGAGCTCTTGAGCAGCCTGGATTCGGCCTCCGTTCGGATCTTCAAATCTCCAACGTTCTCCTCCGGCCCCCTTCGCTTTCATCCCAGTGGCCCCGAGCAGACTGGCGCCGACCCAGCCCAAAGCCCACCTCCTCTGGACAGCCCCCGCATGGCCACCATCCAAGAGGACCCCAGCTCAGACTCCCACCTGGAGGAGGCATCCCTTGAGGAGGCGTTCGGACGTCCAGCAGGGGCAACCCGGCGCTCCTTCGAGGACCTGACAGAGAACATGAGTCGCAGTGAGAAGGCAAAGGTGTTCAGGCTGCAGAGGCAGCATCAGATCGACAGCAAGGAGACACAGTGCTGAGGCGGCGAGTGCCTCCACCTTCATAGAATAGCTAGAATAGCTCTTTgccattgtacatgtacaacgaaATCCCGGCTCCACCTTTAGCTGCATCTTCGTCAGGATCCGTTCCAGACTGCAGAGTGTCATACTCTGTAAGACAAAAGCCTCAACAGCTGGCACTCAGACCACAGACGTATACAAGATGGACTTAGCCccgaaaatatgttttaaatacTGATATAAAAAACATGGTAGCCTGCTGGCGCCTCTATTGGATGatagaggaactgcagggtCTGGGATCAGTTGTTTCAATGAATCTAAATTCTACGTACAACAGAAAGTAAActcaaaaagtaaaacaaagaaatcttcAGATAACGTGCtttgatttatatcgttattcACTATCAGTGGACAAAATGTCCTtattacaatataaaaacactgtagtgccttaaacctgcagcagtgaccagcagggggcgcctcCTCAGTGTCTAAAGGAGACTCCTGCTCCCTTGACCGTTGACCTCAGTAAACGACCTCCTGACGCGTTCATGTCTCGATTTCACTTGTTACTCAATAATGGTGTCGTTGGGGGCAGGGTTTCAGTACAGGCATCGCAGCTTTTGTATCTGTTCATTTTCCTTCCCGATGTTTTGCACTTTAGTCTTTCACGCCAGTTCTTTGTGTTCCTCTAAAACAggtggccaactccaggcctcgagggctggtgtcctgcaggttttaaatgtgtccttgagccaacacagctgattcaactGGCTATatttacctcctcaacatttgctgaagttctccagagacttggtaacgaactaatcatgtgattcaggtgtgttgaccaaGGGTGATATCTAAATCTTTCAGCACatcggccctcgaggcctggagatgcccacccctgctctaaaacaACCCGTCCTGTTCAGTGAAGCAACTCAGCAGCTCCGGGAATCAAACCTGTCAGTGTTCGTGCCTTGCTCAACGTGCTGAGCCTCT comes from the Astatotilapia calliptera chromosome 15, fAstCal1.2, whole genome shotgun sequence genome and includes:
- the adam17b gene encoding disintegrin and metalloproteinase domain-containing protein 17, giving the protein MWLLFAFLAAFTALTKAAVPPDTTEQDFMSLRAMLDDFDVLPLSSLQTHSVRRRDVQTQTHVEKLISFSALQRHFRLYLRTNDELFTSDFRAVVISENGQESTYPVNRHNYFTGHVIGEENSRVQAHIEDDEFSAHILTDEAEYNVEPLWRFTSAPSGGRLLIYRSEDIRNISRLLQPSVCGYVTSDPSDLLPDSVKAAVMEEKEEEESAFRVKRHVHDHKKNSCPLLLVADHRFFKHMGRDEESTTLNYLIELIDRVDDIYRNTSWGEGFSGYGVQIDQIIIKKYPTPVDPGKTHFNMKGSPVEGRDVWDVKKLLEQFSVDIAGKASNVCLAHLFTYQDFDEGTLGLAYVAPSKADIAGGLCSKASPSTLNEQGVIYLNTGLTSTKNYGKTILTKEADLVTTHELGHNFGAEHDPDKPECAPREDQGGKYVMYPIAVSGDHVNNKMFSDCSKRSIVKRLRLKAPSCFKERKINVCGNSRVEQGEECDPGLLHINSDLCCTPNCRLKADAQCSDRNSACCRECRFEAKGAVCQEPIDATCKGHSYCTGNSSECPPPENAPDKTACLDSGECLNGECIPFCQAVLKLQPCACNETNASCKVCCRSSGGVCTPYQDISGSFLFLRKGKPCTVGFCDGAGKCMKQVQDVVERLWDFIDKLDINTFWKFLADNIVGSVVAFSLLFWVPFSILVHCVDRKLDRQYEQTTKSLLFPSNAELLSSLDSASVRIFKSPTFSSGPLRFHPSGPEQTGADPAQSPPPLDSPRMATIQEDPSSDSHLEEASLEEAFGRPAGATRRSFEDLTENMSRSEKAKVFRLQRQHQIDSKETQC